A region of Candidatus Liberibacter africanus PTSAPSY DNA encodes the following proteins:
- a CDS encoding TadE/TadG family type IV pilus assembly protein: MFFLKIKRIFHDFIGSVSILSAIIFPIILIVTGIIVELSNILYVKEEIRSILDRSLLYTASQITGELSSTTATPIARDVQCKIKDIWQKAFYNELYQNGFAEYVDDLINSTSFSVVSNYINKSYNLIAVSRHRVPFKFYNFASWYANRVNSGHNLILITSSLQVSLQNDVGLDMMIVLDVSRSMMNYLSSCKKKIDLAKECIHIILNSLKCISDVKNVVRTGLVTFAEKIMESIPLDWGIKHLKRKMDNFNMGYSTNSTPGLEYAYNQIFGLQTQRIFLAENSYYKKFIIFVTDGDNSREKENEKSLYYCNEAKKKGAIIYSVGIRVLKARDFLKKCASPDQFYFVEDSNSMHDAFLQIGNDMTEKRIWYDK; encoded by the coding sequence ATGTTTTTTTTAAAAATTAAAAGAATTTTTCATGATTTTATAGGAAGTGTAAGTATATTATCGGCTATTATATTCCCTATAATTTTAATAGTTACGGGGATAATAGTTGAATTATCGAATATATTATATGTAAAGGAAGAAATTCGGTCTATTCTTGATCGTTCTCTCTTATATACGGCATCACAAATAACAGGTGAATTGAGTAGTACAACTGCAACACCAATTGCCAGGGACGTTCAATGTAAAATAAAAGATATTTGGCAAAAAGCTTTTTACAATGAATTATACCAAAATGGTTTTGCGGAATATGTCGATGATCTGATCAATTCTACATCATTTAGCGTTGTTTCAAATTATATCAACAAATCATATAATTTAATTGCTGTTTCGCGGCATAGAGTACCGTTTAAATTTTATAATTTTGCTTCTTGGTATGCTAATAGAGTTAATAGCGGTCATAATTTAATCTTGATTACCAGTTCCTTACAAGTAAGCCTTCAAAATGACGTTGGGCTAGATATGATGATAGTTTTGGACGTTTCCCGTTCTATGATGAATTATTTATCTTCATGTAAAAAAAAGATAGATTTAGCAAAAGAATGCATTCATATAATATTAAATTCACTTAAATGCATTTCAGATGTGAAAAATGTTGTTCGTACTGGATTAGTAACATTTGCTGAAAAGATTATGGAGTCTATTCCTTTGGACTGGGGCATAAAACATCTTAAGAGGAAAATGGATAATTTTAATATGGGTTATTCTACGAACTCAACTCCTGGGTTGGAATATGCTTACAACCAAATTTTCGGCTTACAAACACAGAGAATTTTTCTCGCAGAAAATAGTTATTATAAAAAATTTATCATATTTGTGACGGATGGAGATAATAGTAGGGAGAAAGAAAATGAAAAAAGTCTATATTATTGTAATGAGGCAAAGAAAAAAGGGGCAATAATTTATTCTGTTGGTATTCGTGTCCTTAAAGCGAGAGATTTTCTTAAAAAGTGCGCTTCGCCGGATCAATTTTATTTCGTGGAAGATTCAAATTCTATGCATGATGCGTTTTTGCAAATTGGTAATGATATGACCGAAAAACGTATATGGTATGATAAGTAG
- a CDS encoding metal-dependent hydrolase yields MTFRGHCIFALASIILAKKINLSTSFEDAEWGIVIAGALLSCLLPDIDHPKSFISQRFKTFFFFPSFILNHRGFTHSILAVILYGWLIHYFFPLEKISYQGFQDSLIIGYVSHLVADILTPSGIPLLWPYQWRCRLPLLQSKSPTIEIFFCVLCLIYAIIIVS; encoded by the coding sequence ATGACTTTTAGAGGACATTGCATATTTGCCTTGGCAAGTATTATCCTTGCCAAAAAAATAAACCTCTCAACATCTTTTGAAGATGCTGAATGGGGTATAGTGATTGCAGGCGCATTATTATCTTGTCTTTTGCCAGATATTGATCATCCTAAATCATTTATTTCTCAACGTTTTAAAACCTTTTTCTTTTTTCCTTCCTTTATATTAAACCATCGAGGTTTTACGCACAGTATCCTCGCAGTTATCTTATATGGATGGCTTATACATTATTTTTTCCCATTAGAAAAAATATCTTATCAAGGGTTTCAAGATTCGCTCATCATCGGATATGTAAGTCATTTAGTCGCAGATATCCTTACCCCATCTGGCATACCGTTATTATGGCCTTATCAATGGAGATGTCGCTTGCCTTTATTACAATCAAAATCTCCTACGATAGAAATATTCTTTTGTGTATTATGCCTTATTTATGCCATAATCATCGTTAGTTAA
- a CDS encoding hydroxymethylglutaryl-CoA reductase gives MKEISSISMPMRWIGPIKITGNVIQEEVSVPLATYEYPLWHSVKRGAYISRLCQNGIRATLIDERMTRSIFFETENAQMALTALQEISLRKEELEKIVEKTSRFARFIQLHPQIASNLLFLRLEFSTGDASGHNMVTKAADAVMDWILSQWTYLRYGSVSANICSDKKATAINGIMGRGKNFVTEITINREICQKYLHTTPENIIRLNMQKNLIGTILAGGIRSANAHFANMLLAYYLATGQDAANIVEGSQGLTYANLQNDSLYFSCTIPNLILGCVGNGKNIPAIENNLTALGCTQKRNNGDNARRLATICAATVLCGELSLMAAQTNPGELMKAHLRLERTHANAK, from the coding sequence ATGAAAGAAATATCAAGCATATCAATGCCCATGCGTTGGATCGGGCCTATTAAAATAACAGGAAATGTTATCCAAGAAGAGGTAAGCGTTCCTCTCGCAACCTACGAATATCCTCTTTGGCACTCTGTAAAAAGAGGCGCATATATCTCAAGGCTTTGTCAAAATGGTATACGCGCAACACTCATTGATGAACGTATGACCCGTTCTATATTTTTTGAAACTGAAAATGCACAAATGGCTTTAACCGCACTCCAAGAAATAAGCCTACGAAAAGAAGAACTAGAAAAAATTGTAGAAAAAACAAGCCGTTTTGCCCGTTTTATTCAGTTACACCCTCAAATAGCAAGCAATCTCCTTTTTCTCCGCCTTGAATTTTCTACTGGAGATGCCTCGGGACATAATATGGTAACCAAAGCAGCCGATGCCGTCATGGACTGGATTTTATCACAATGGACTTATTTACGTTATGGGTCTGTTTCTGCTAATATTTGCTCCGACAAAAAAGCAACTGCCATTAATGGTATTATGGGGAGAGGAAAAAATTTTGTAACAGAAATAACGATTAATCGTGAAATATGTCAAAAATATTTACATACTACTCCAGAAAATATTATCCGTCTTAATATGCAAAAAAATTTGATAGGAACTATTTTAGCCGGGGGTATACGCTCGGCTAATGCCCACTTTGCTAATATGCTGTTGGCCTACTATCTCGCAACAGGACAAGATGCCGCCAATATCGTTGAAGGATCTCAGGGTTTGACTTATGCCAATTTGCAAAACGATTCTCTTTACTTTTCTTGTACAATACCAAATCTCATTTTAGGATGTGTTGGAAACGGCAAAAATATTCCTGCTATAGAAAATAATTTAACAGCATTGGGTTGCACCCAAAAAAGGAATAATGGAGATAATGCCCGTCGTCTTGCAACAATATGTGCAGCAACTGTACTCTGCGGTGAATTATCTCTTATGGCAGCACAAACGAATCCTGGCGAACTAATGAAAGCTCATTTGCGCCTAGAAAGGACGCATGCAAATGCTAAATGA
- the fni gene encoding type 2 isopentenyl-diphosphate Delta-isomerase, translating into MLNDRKIDHINIVCNDSEVDRKKNFFDDWHLIHRALPEISLDEVDPSVTFLGKKLSFPLLISSMTGGNHKMIEHINRNLAIAAEKTQVAMAVGSQRVMFTDHEAIKSFSLRQYAPNTVLISNLGAVQLNYDFGISEARQAVNVLQADGLFLHLNPLQEAIQPNGNTNFANISSKIYMLSSKIDVPIILKEVGCGLSPMDIELGLKSGIRYFDLAGRGGTSWSRIESHRDPSDTGIVFQDWGIPTPIALEMARPYCNKAQFIASGGLRNGLDILKSMILGASLGGLAAPFLKPAMDSSEAVVSLIESLRREFIISMFLIGIKRVKELYLNTDLIRRQ; encoded by the coding sequence ATGCTAAATGATCGAAAAATTGACCATATCAACATTGTATGTAATGATTCTGAAGTAGATCGCAAAAAAAATTTTTTTGATGATTGGCATCTAATCCATAGAGCTTTACCAGAAATATCCCTTGATGAAGTTGATCCATCCGTTACTTTTTTAGGGAAAAAATTGTCTTTTCCATTGCTGATTTCTTCTATGACAGGAGGAAATCATAAAATGATTGAGCATATTAATCGTAATCTCGCTATTGCAGCGGAAAAAACCCAAGTAGCAATGGCTGTCGGTTCACAAAGAGTCATGTTTACTGATCATGAGGCTATTAAAAGCTTCTCCCTACGTCAATATGCTCCTAATACAGTTCTCATCTCTAATTTAGGTGCAGTGCAATTGAATTATGATTTTGGTATTAGTGAAGCACGTCAAGCCGTTAATGTTTTACAAGCAGATGGATTATTTCTTCACCTTAATCCGTTGCAAGAAGCAATCCAGCCAAATGGTAATACGAACTTTGCTAATATCAGCTCCAAAATTTATATGCTATCGTCAAAAATAGACGTACCTATAATTCTTAAAGAAGTAGGATGTGGTCTCTCTCCTATGGATATAGAGTTAGGATTAAAATCAGGGATTCGCTATTTTGATCTCGCAGGACGAGGAGGAACATCTTGGAGCCGAATCGAAAGTCATCGCGACCCCAGCGATACCGGTATTGTTTTCCAAGATTGGGGAATTCCAACACCTATTGCTTTAGAAATGGCTCGTCCATACTGTAATAAAGCACAATTTATTGCTAGCGGAGGTCTCCGCAATGGATTAGACATATTAAAATCAATGATCTTAGGGGCTTCCCTAGGAGGATTGGCTGCACCTTTTTTAAAACCAGCTATGGATTCGTCTGAAGCCGTTGTCTCTTTAATAGAATCCCTGCGTAGAGAGTTCATCATATCAATGTTTTTAATAGGAATAAAACGTGTGAAAGAACTATACCTAAATACAGATCTTATACGGCGTCAATAA